From a single Parambassis ranga chromosome 2, fParRan2.1, whole genome shotgun sequence genomic region:
- the cfap221 gene encoding cilia- and flagella-associated protein 221 isoform X1 has product MEVAFSGPQTLSEPLRRGTPLPLSQLVGESRSKASIPSHLLESKMYAKLKSNTLIQADPSELHFNGFELGKDYRKMLKLINVSSEVMNIHIIPTQTKHFQTTYTKKYRLIPGLAYTLKVAFCPDEWRYFYDCIRVHCKGEENLLIPVHAYPVIDDLHIPPHIDLSAVPLGQSVCRVIPLRCSCPIDFEFQVYVIQPHEAFSIHPLSGVIPANGEVKISVTFSPLQYETAQVTIQLVISQFNTKPYLCTISGSSEPHLASRKPHQGEAVPAECKGPSPAAPLPPRRKTKYRSAKAADETKTLGDQADVKLALQPPVDVCTPAGVAKMLIKDTNKFSSKDLKQAISSGSMVPLQNKQLKEALFIKKVQQDVREEQANNIKWQVHLGMDPMTEQTRRQIVEEREMAQHEYMVKRGDTREEEDYALGPPQLDCRRLLREAGQTPEGAPCFQLYSAFQLELRQRSLRLFQQAARKVVIRCRMKRRLSCLKKLSDTMKNLPSAQAKEEKTRDLKVFPSSFPFFSPSPPSPLPLAGSNFDALPVDPIDVAVTAHTPFFKLQVPQHYKLMGYQPPSAWDASSSYIPASLARPLRTEALDQLLPTEARIQSSTTGAEELHKNEEKEVQAEDTGRRLSFTAPEALLSPFPANPLRIFNPAPDLHAYKPTPKYLESDLEFHLCPLPRYTAPESNTPGMRTQTPHTQKELLDHKEVIPGLMTWRKFDSITWNILSRQPALTSDRAPRRSVDYSTDILPLTAPPPLAVLPDDDEAPLMDTVCEVGVQLTPEMIRAEFLSGESLVSHSNLTVGETARHDECMFQ; this is encoded by the exons atGGAGGTGGCCTTCTCTGGCCCACAGACGCTGTCAGAGCCCCTCAGGAGGGGGACGCCTCTGCCTCTGAGCCAGCTGGTGGGGGAAAGCAGGAGCAAAGCCAGCATCCCCAGTCATCTATTGGAATCAA AAATGTATGCCAAACTGAAAAGCAATACCTTGATCCAAGCGGATCCGTCAGAGCTTCACTTCAACGGGTTTGAGCTCGGGAAGGATTACAGAAAGATGCTG AAACTAATCAACGTCTCATCTGAGGTTATGAATATTCATATAATTCCCACCCAGACCAAGCACTTCCAAACAACCTACACCAAAAAG TATCGACTCATCCCTGGCCTCGCCTACACACTGAAGGTCGCGTTCTGTCCTGATGAGTGGCGTTACTTCTATGACTGCATTCGGGTTCACTGCAAG GGGGAAGAGAACCTGTTAATTCCAGTTCATGCTTACCCTGTCATCGATGACCTGCACATTCCTCCTCATATCGACCTATCAGCCGTACCACTTggacaaag tgtttgCCGTGTGATTCCTCTGAGGTGCAGCTGCCCTATCGACTTTGAGTTTCAGGTATATGTTATTCAGCCACACGAGGCCTTCTCCATCCACCCTCTGTCAG GTGTCATACCAGCCAATGGTGAAGTCAAGATTTCTGTGACCTTCAGTCCTCTGCAGTATGAGACTGCACAAGTCACCATCCAGCTGGTCATTTCACAGTTCAACACCAAGCCTTACCTTTGTACCATCTCTGGGAGCTCGGAGCCTCACCTAGCCAGCAG aaAACCACATCAGGGAGAAGCAGTGCCTGCAGAATGCAAAGGTCCATCACCTGCCGCCCCACTGCCTCCTCGGAGAAAAACCAAATACAGGTCAGCCAAGGCGGCGGACGAAACAAAG ACACTGGGAGATCAGGCTGACGTTAAGCTTGCACTACAACCACCAGTGGATGTGTGTACGCCTGCAGGGGTGGCCAAGATGCTGATTAAAGACACTAATAAATTCAGCTCTAAAGACCTGAAGCAAG CCATATCCAGTGGCAGTATGGTACCACTGCAAAACAAGCAGTTGAAGGAGGCGCTGTTCATTAAAAAGGTTCAACAAGatgtgagggaggagcaggccaaCAACATCAAATG GCAAGTTCATCTGGGAATGGACCCCATGACAGAGCAAACCAGGAGGCAGATTGTAGAGGAAAGAGAGATGGCACAGCATGAATACATG GTAAAAAGGGGAGACAcaagggaggaggaagactaTGCTCTTGGACCGCCTCAACTTGACTGCAGGCGGCTGCTTCGTGAAGCAGGACAG ACCCCCGAGGGAGCCCCGTGCTTCCAGCTCTACTCTGCTTTTCAGCTGGAGCTGAGACAACGATCCCTCAGACTGTTCCAGCAGGCAGCACGCAAG GTAGTGATCAGATGTCGTATGAAGCGCAGACTGTCCTGCTTGAAGAAACTGTCTGACACTATGAAGAACCTGCCCTCGGCACAAG cTAAAGAAGAGAAGACGCGTGACCTGAAAGTCTTTCCATCGTCCTTCCCCTTCTTCTCCCCTTCTCCCCCTTCTCCCCTTCCCCTG GCTGGCAGTAATTTCGACGCATTGCCTGTGGATCCCATTGATGTGGCTGTGACTGCACATACTCCTTTCTTCAAGCTTCAA GTTCCTCAGCACTACAAGCTGATGGGATACCAGCCTCCGTCAGCGTGGGATGCCTCCAGCTCTTatattcctgcttctttggccAGGCCTCTGCGAACAGAAGCTCTT GACCAGCTGCTGCCCACTGAGGCCAGAATCCAATCTTCCACAACAGGAGCGGAAGAGCTGCATAAAAATGAAGAGAAGGAGGTGCAAGCAGAGGACACTGGCCGTCGTCTCTCCTTCACTGCCCCTGAAGCTCTGCTCAGCCCTTTCCCAGCAAACCCGCTCAGGATCTTT AACCCAGCTCCAGACCTCCATGCATACAAACCAACCCCTAAATACTTGGAGAGTGACTTGGAGTTCCACCTCTGCCCTCTACCTCG GTACACAGCTCCTGAGAGCAACACGCCCGGCATGAGGACACAAACTCCACACACTCAGAAGGAGCTTCTGGATCACAAG GAAGTAATCCCAGGACTCATGACATGGAGGAAATTCGATTCGATCACCTGGAACATTCTGTCCAGACAGCCTGCTCTCACCAGCGACCGTGCCCCGCGCAG GTCTGTGGACTACAGCACGGATATACTTCCACTcacagcacctcctcctctggccgtcctccctgatgatgatgaggcaCCACTAATGGACACAGT gTGTGAGGTGGGAGTCCAGCTGACACCAGAGATGATCAGAGCAGAGTTCCTGTCTGGAGAATCTCTGGTCTCCCATAGCAACCTCACCGTAGGAGAAACAGCCAG gcaTGATGAATGCatgtttcaataa
- the cfap221 gene encoding cilia- and flagella-associated protein 221 isoform X2: protein MEVAFSGPQTLSEPLRRGTPLPLSQLVGESRSKASIPSHLLESKMYAKLKSNTLIQADPSELHFNGFELGKDYRKMLKLINVSSEVMNIHIIPTQTKHFQTTYTKKYRLIPGLAYTLKVAFCPDEWRYFYDCIRVHCKGEENLLIPVHAYPVIDDLHIPPHIDLSAVPLGQSVCRVIPLRCSCPIDFEFQVYVIQPHEAFSIHPLSGVIPANGEVKISVTFSPLQYETAQVTIQLVISQFNTKPYLCTISGSSEPHLASRKPHQGEAVPAECKGPSPAAPLPPRRKTKYRSAKAADETKTLGDQADVKLALQPPVDVCTPAGVAKMLIKDTNKFSSKDLKQAISSGSMVPLQNKQLKEALFIKKVQQDVREEQANNIKWQVHLGMDPMTEQTRRQIVEEREMAQHEYMVKRGDTREEEDYALGPPQLDCRRLLREAGQTPEGAPCFQLYSAFQLELRQRSLRLFQQAARKVVIRCRMKRRLSCLKKLSDTMKNLPSAQAKEEKTRDLKVFPSSFPFFSPSPPSPLPLAGSNFDALPVDPIDVAVTAHTPFFKLQVPQHYKLMGYQPPSAWDASSSYIPASLARPLRTEALDQLLPTEARIQSSTTGAEELHKNEEKEVQAEDTGRRLSFTAPEALLSPFPANPLRIFNPAPDLHAYKPTPKYLESDLEFHLCPLPRYTAPESNTPGMRTQTPHTQKELLDHKEVIPGLMTWRKFDSITWNILSRQPALTSDRAPRRSVDYSTDILPLTAPPPLAVLPDDDEAPLMDTVCEVGVQLTPEMIRAEFLSGESLVSHSNLTVGETASRRQT, encoded by the exons atGGAGGTGGCCTTCTCTGGCCCACAGACGCTGTCAGAGCCCCTCAGGAGGGGGACGCCTCTGCCTCTGAGCCAGCTGGTGGGGGAAAGCAGGAGCAAAGCCAGCATCCCCAGTCATCTATTGGAATCAA AAATGTATGCCAAACTGAAAAGCAATACCTTGATCCAAGCGGATCCGTCAGAGCTTCACTTCAACGGGTTTGAGCTCGGGAAGGATTACAGAAAGATGCTG AAACTAATCAACGTCTCATCTGAGGTTATGAATATTCATATAATTCCCACCCAGACCAAGCACTTCCAAACAACCTACACCAAAAAG TATCGACTCATCCCTGGCCTCGCCTACACACTGAAGGTCGCGTTCTGTCCTGATGAGTGGCGTTACTTCTATGACTGCATTCGGGTTCACTGCAAG GGGGAAGAGAACCTGTTAATTCCAGTTCATGCTTACCCTGTCATCGATGACCTGCACATTCCTCCTCATATCGACCTATCAGCCGTACCACTTggacaaag tgtttgCCGTGTGATTCCTCTGAGGTGCAGCTGCCCTATCGACTTTGAGTTTCAGGTATATGTTATTCAGCCACACGAGGCCTTCTCCATCCACCCTCTGTCAG GTGTCATACCAGCCAATGGTGAAGTCAAGATTTCTGTGACCTTCAGTCCTCTGCAGTATGAGACTGCACAAGTCACCATCCAGCTGGTCATTTCACAGTTCAACACCAAGCCTTACCTTTGTACCATCTCTGGGAGCTCGGAGCCTCACCTAGCCAGCAG aaAACCACATCAGGGAGAAGCAGTGCCTGCAGAATGCAAAGGTCCATCACCTGCCGCCCCACTGCCTCCTCGGAGAAAAACCAAATACAGGTCAGCCAAGGCGGCGGACGAAACAAAG ACACTGGGAGATCAGGCTGACGTTAAGCTTGCACTACAACCACCAGTGGATGTGTGTACGCCTGCAGGGGTGGCCAAGATGCTGATTAAAGACACTAATAAATTCAGCTCTAAAGACCTGAAGCAAG CCATATCCAGTGGCAGTATGGTACCACTGCAAAACAAGCAGTTGAAGGAGGCGCTGTTCATTAAAAAGGTTCAACAAGatgtgagggaggagcaggccaaCAACATCAAATG GCAAGTTCATCTGGGAATGGACCCCATGACAGAGCAAACCAGGAGGCAGATTGTAGAGGAAAGAGAGATGGCACAGCATGAATACATG GTAAAAAGGGGAGACAcaagggaggaggaagactaTGCTCTTGGACCGCCTCAACTTGACTGCAGGCGGCTGCTTCGTGAAGCAGGACAG ACCCCCGAGGGAGCCCCGTGCTTCCAGCTCTACTCTGCTTTTCAGCTGGAGCTGAGACAACGATCCCTCAGACTGTTCCAGCAGGCAGCACGCAAG GTAGTGATCAGATGTCGTATGAAGCGCAGACTGTCCTGCTTGAAGAAACTGTCTGACACTATGAAGAACCTGCCCTCGGCACAAG cTAAAGAAGAGAAGACGCGTGACCTGAAAGTCTTTCCATCGTCCTTCCCCTTCTTCTCCCCTTCTCCCCCTTCTCCCCTTCCCCTG GCTGGCAGTAATTTCGACGCATTGCCTGTGGATCCCATTGATGTGGCTGTGACTGCACATACTCCTTTCTTCAAGCTTCAA GTTCCTCAGCACTACAAGCTGATGGGATACCAGCCTCCGTCAGCGTGGGATGCCTCCAGCTCTTatattcctgcttctttggccAGGCCTCTGCGAACAGAAGCTCTT GACCAGCTGCTGCCCACTGAGGCCAGAATCCAATCTTCCACAACAGGAGCGGAAGAGCTGCATAAAAATGAAGAGAAGGAGGTGCAAGCAGAGGACACTGGCCGTCGTCTCTCCTTCACTGCCCCTGAAGCTCTGCTCAGCCCTTTCCCAGCAAACCCGCTCAGGATCTTT AACCCAGCTCCAGACCTCCATGCATACAAACCAACCCCTAAATACTTGGAGAGTGACTTGGAGTTCCACCTCTGCCCTCTACCTCG GTACACAGCTCCTGAGAGCAACACGCCCGGCATGAGGACACAAACTCCACACACTCAGAAGGAGCTTCTGGATCACAAG GAAGTAATCCCAGGACTCATGACATGGAGGAAATTCGATTCGATCACCTGGAACATTCTGTCCAGACAGCCTGCTCTCACCAGCGACCGTGCCCCGCGCAG GTCTGTGGACTACAGCACGGATATACTTCCACTcacagcacctcctcctctggccgtcctccctgatgatgatgaggcaCCACTAATGGACACAGT gTGTGAGGTGGGAGTCCAGCTGACACCAGAGATGATCAGAGCAGAGTTCCTGTCTGGAGAATCTCTGGTCTCCCATAGCAACCTCACCGTAGGAGAAACAGCCAG cagGAGGCAAACTTAA